In Drosophila santomea strain STO CAGO 1482 chromosome 3L, Prin_Dsan_1.1, whole genome shotgun sequence, a single window of DNA contains:
- the LOC120448783 gene encoding ubiquitin carboxyl-terminal hydrolase 32 isoform X1, with protein sequence MGTKESKHSNSVSYEDSVKRVSDVELRRLRDAFKKSAGVGRNFLSRNAFQQDVLCEGVPPKIVDMLYAACGGTQRGISFNDLLCGLVLITRGTQAEKTKFLWNLYCNDAGTFIIKSDYVRNVNLAPFESVSLFAQSERVNFEQFQDWIIKHRNATVLSKWLLADNCVSLTSELETPTFYQSLAGVTHLEEKDIGDLEKEFWRLKNTSQNGQIDLQFLGPLISPPIPKNALAGLFNAFDENRDGHIDFKELCCGVSAACRGPGVERTRFCFKIFDVDRDGVLSHEETLQMINVLLLVAKENREAQQYKDLTKQLVISDLLEFGQRRSPDGTPSKLTRDNVSLTAEDFMLWNVQCDLRLMQPLLDLIFELCHIVFGLWPQCKHMENDIVRGWLRREERRPYRVGQFWYLITRDWWLSWMQYTQHTAHTCDYCKRTASQRTAVDEALVCDESFNTHSLEQQDCYSLGSGTGSASGSGSASSGISAGRHCGPVRPGPIDNNNLITVNPFRNVRTLTGEGGHLKRDLPLVQNHDFELVPKSLWKALNRWYGDNLPLPRQVIQPPNSDVELELYPLNLRILLHQVQPSQTGVGGGTQLGSWGSTVSGGYGVLASGGGYAAIAASSVLQPPKRYLAYTAAFSRLATVRQVGEFLCEQLRLKSEDIRLWHVPQLDNGAILLEEDAMCLKELLIRDNDQLLLEIRNKDLTWPEELGSLATAQSGQGAGTPGDRRRLTRSSIMSVHAPGATGLHNLGNTCFMNAALQVLFNTQPLAQYFQREMHRFEVNAANKLGTKGQLAMRYAELLKEVWTATTRSVAPLKLRFCVNKYAPQFAGGGQHDSQELLEWLLDALHEDLNRVMEKPYSELKDSNGRPDKIVAAEAWSQHHARNQSIIIDLFYGQLKSKVSCLGCGHESVRFDPFSLLSLPLPVENYVYFEVLVILLDGSVPIKYGFRLNSDCKYSHLKHKLSTMCSLPPNLMLVCELWNSQIRQVLADDEKLRTQSAKELYVYQLPEQSMRTRSNSGLSMHIEQGLKDIQRSSALITSAQDSLSSLSTLQTSSHRASSRVLCNGHVSGLEVEGEAEVGTDVSQCNSNYNPIVSTYSEIGSGDNQVHELMPDEAGKVSRCFGKRECMPHSLFCFKESLILSSSPENTFMHGAAAQQKRVSSAKLLHTESNTSSMSYTNHSGENSMESSLTEPIPLAELDPVNSRNGSGSDDCSYRTSPNDSSGLSTGHTLGASLDVDEQAEEGNAEEHDQRDQITTSQPETSSGVYSRRSSQPPHKAGKYLVAVHRKITRHDSYFLSYHKTRPSLFGVPLLIPNSEGGTHKDLYCAVWLQVSRLLSPLPATTEQANHAADCDDSLGYDFPFTLRAVKADGLTCAICPWSSFCRGCEIRCNNDYVLQGALPPINATASNTSTPKMNAKFPSLPNLEAKRTPEYTASLSYTPTTKYFEDFTIAIDWDPTALHLRYQSTLERLWVDHETIAISRREQVEPVDLNHCLRAFTSEEKLEQWYHCSHCKGKKPATKKLQIWKLPPILIVHLKRFNCVNGKWVKSQKVVHFPFDDFDPTPYLASVPQETILRHKELLELKKDAEMSMATNEVVSELDEIDAPSKEDKEDLRNQTGSTKATASPPPTGNILRQSKTKNAARRQRLISTSLTKTPIVDGEFEDYHQHRLKPDVDEFDPKYRLYAVVSHSGMLNGGHYISYASNATGSWYCYNDSSCREISQKPVIDPSAAYLLFYERKGLDYEPYLPNIEGRTLPNNASVPLEVDETEGELKKLCSIS encoded by the exons TAAGCGACGTGGAGCTTCGGCGCCTGAGAGATGCCTTCAAAAAGTCTGCGGGCGTGGGGAGGAACTTCCTCAGTCGGAATGCCTTTCAGCAGGATGTGCTGTGTGAGGGAGTGCCGCCAAAGATCGTGGACATGTTATATGCCGCCTGTGGTGGCACCCAGCGTGGCATCTCGTTCAATGACCTGCTCTGCGGTCTGGTCTTGATAACTCGGGGTACCCAAGCGGAGAAAACCAA ATTCCTGTGGAACCTCTACTGCAACGATGCCGGCACCTTCATCATCAAGTCGGACTATGTGCGCAACGTCAATCTGGCTCCCTTTGAGAGCGTCTCCCTATTCGCGCAAAGCGAACGCGTCAATTTCGAGCAGTTCCAGGACTGGATCATAAAGCATCGCAATGCCACGGTCCTCTCCAAATGGCTGCTGGCCGACAACTGTGTTAGCCTCACTTCGGAGCTGGAGACGCCAACGTTCTACCAGAGCCTCGCTGGAGTGACGCACCTTGAGGAGAAG GACATCGGCGATCTGGAAAAGGAGTTTTGGCGTTTGAAAAACACTTCCCAAAACGGCCAAATCGACTTGCAGTTCCTGGGACCCCTGATCAGCCCACCCATACCAAAGAATGCTCTAGCAGGTCTTTTCAACGCCTTTGATGAGAACCGCGACGGGCACATCGACTTTAAGGAGTTGTGTTGCGGAGTAAGTGCCGCCTGCCGGGGACCGGGTGTGGAAAGGACACGAT TTTGCTTCAAAATCTTCGATGTGGATCGTGATGGAGTTCTTAGTCACGAGGAAACACTGCAGATGATCAATGTTCTGCTGTTGGTGGCCAAGGAAAATCGAGAAGCACAGCAATACAAGGATCTGACCAAACAACTGGTGATAAGTGATCTTCTGGAGTTCGGACAGAGGAGGAGTCCAGATGGGACGCCTAGTAAACTAACCCGAGACAATGTCTCGCTGACCGCTGAGGATTTTATGCTGTGGAACGTACAGTGTGATCTGAGACTCATGCAGCCCTTGCTGGACCTCATTTTCGAGCTGTGTCACATAGTCTTTGGCCTGTGGCCCCAGTGCAAGCACATGGAGAACGATATTGTCCGGGGATGGCTGAGACGGGAGGAGCGCAGGCCGTACCGCGTGGGACAGTTCTGGTACTTGATCACGCGTGACTGGTGGCTCAGTTGGATGCAATACACTCAGCACACGGCACACACCTGCGACTATTGCAAGCGAACCGCCAGCCAGCGAACTGCTGTTGATGAGGCGCTCGTCTGTGATGAGAGCTTTAACACCCACAGCCTGGAACAGCAGGATTGCTACTCCCTGGGTTCCGGCACGGGATCGGCATCCGGTTCCGGGTCAGCGAGTAGTGGCATCTCAGCTGGACGGCATTGCGGGCCTGTGCGCCCAGGACCTATTGACAACAACAATCTGATCACCGTCAATCCGTTCCGCAATGTTCGAACTCTTACCGGCGAGGGTGGTCACCTCAAGCGGGACTTACCCCTGGTTCAGAACCACGACTTTGAACTGGTGCCCAAGTCACTGTGGAAGGCATTGAATCGATGGTATGGTGATAATCTTCCATTGCCACGACAg GTCATTCAACCACCCAACTCAGATGTGGAACTAGAACTTTACCCTCTGAACCTGCGAATCCTGCTCCACCAGGTGCAGCCATCTCAGACAGGCGTTGGCGGGGGCACTCAACTCGGTAGCTGGGGCTCTACAGTGAGCGGCGGCTATGGAGTCCTGGCCTCCGGAGGCGGATATGCCGCCATCGCTGCAAGCAGTGTACTCCAACCGCCAAAGCGATACTTGGCCTACACAGCTGCCTTCAGTCGATTGGCCACGGTGCGCCAGGTGGGCGAGTTTTTGTGCGAGCAACTGCGTCTCAAGTCGGAGGATATACGGCTGTGGCATGTTCCACAGCTGGACAATGGTGCCATATTGCTAGAAGAGGATGCCATGTGCCTGAAAGAGCTGCTCATTCGGGACAACGACCAGCTGTTGCTGGAAATCCGCAACAAAGATTTGACCTGGCCGGAGGAACTTGGCTCCTTAGCCACCGCTCAAAGTGGCCAGGGTGCAGGAACACCAGGGGACCGGCGTCGCCTAACCCGTAGTTCGATTATGTCGGTACATGCGCCCGGAGCCACTGGCCTGCACAATCTGGGTAACACCTGCTTTATGAACGCCGCCCTTCAGGTGCTGTTTAATACCCAACCACTGGCACAATACTTCCAGCGAGAGATGCACCGTTTTGAGGTGAACGCGGCCAACAAACTGGGCACAAAGGGTCAGCTAGCTATGCGCTATGCGGAGCTGCTCAAGGAGGTTTGGACTGCCACAACTAGATCTGTTGCGCCACTCAAGCTACGCTTTTGCGTCAACAAATATGCCCCGCAGTTCGCCGGTGGAGGCCAGCACGATTCCCAGGAGCTGCTCGAGTGGCTATTGGACGCTTTGCATGAGGACCTTAACCGGGTGATGGAGAAGCCGTACAGTGAGCTGAAGGACTCAAATGGTCGTCCAGACAAAATAGTGGCCGCCGAGGCCTGGTCGCAGCACCACGCCCGCAACCAGTCAATAATCATTGATCTGTTTTACGGCCAGCTGAAATCCAAGGTCAGCTGCCTGGGTTGTGGACACGAATCGGTACGATTTGATCCATTTAGCCTGCTCAGTTTGCCGCTTCCGGTAGAGAATTATGTGTACTTTGAGGTCTTGG TAATTCTGCTGGATGGAAGCGTGCCAATCAAATATGGTTTTCGTCTGAACTCAGATTGCAAGTACTCGCACCTAAAACACAAGTTGTCAACAATGTGCTCTCTGCCGCCAAATCTGATGCTCGTCTGCGAACTGTGGAACTCACAAATACGCCAAGTGCTGGCTGATGACGAGAAACTGCGGACGCAGAGTGCCAAGGAGCTGTACGTCTATCAGCTGCCAGAACAAAGTATGCGAACCCGATCCAACTCAGGACTTAGCATGCACATAGAGCAAGGTCTTAAGGACATTCAGCGCAGTTCCG CTCTCATCACGAGCGCCCAGGACTCGCTGTCCTCGCTGAGCACTTTGCAGACGTCCAGCCACCGAGCCTCGTCACGAGTCCTATGCAATGGGCACGTTTCTGGCCTGGAGGTCGAAGGCGAGGCGGAAGTGGGAACGGATGTGTCGCAATGCAACAGCAATTACAATCCTATCGTAAGCACTTACAGCGAAATCGGAAGCGGGGACAACCAGGTGCACGAACTGATGCCAGATGAGGCCGGAAAGGTAAGCCGGTGCTTTGGAAAGAGAGAGTGCATGCCCCACAGCCTATTTTGCTTCAAG GAGTCGCTAATCCTGAGCTCCAGCCCGGAGAATACATTTATGCACGGCGCTGCTGCCCAACAGAAGCGCGTATCTTCCGCCAAACTGCTGCACACGGAGAGCAACACTAGCTCCATGTCCTACACGAATCATTCCGGAGAAAATTCTATGGAGAGCTCGCTGACGGAACCCATTCCATTAGCGGAGCTGGACCCGGTTAACAGCCGGAACGGAAGTGGCAGCGATGACTGTTCCTACCGGACGTCGCCAAACGATTCCAGTGGCCTTAGCACTGGCCACACCCTGGGCGCCAGTTTGGACGTAGACGAGCAGGCGGAGGAGGGCAACGCGGAGGAGCACGATCAGCGGGATCAAATCACCACCTCGCAGCCGGAGACCAGTAGCGGGGTCTACTCTCGTCGCTCCTCGCAGCCGCCGCACAAGGCGGGCAAGTATTTGGTAGCCGTACATCGAAAGATAACGCGGCACGACAGCTACTTCCTTTCCTACCACAAGACGAGGCCAAGTCTCTTTGGCGTTCCCCTACTCATTCCAAACAGCGAGGGTGGCACCCACAAGGATCTATACTGCGCGGTGTGGCTGCAGGTGAGCAGGCTGCTCAGCCCATTGCCAGCCACCACAGAACAAGCGAATCATGCCGCCGATTG TGATGACAGCCTGGGCTACGATTTTCCCTTTACGTTGCGTGCCGTCAAGGCAGATGGACTAACCTGCGCTATTTGCCCTTGGTCAAGTTTCTGTCGCGGATGCGAGATTCGCTGCAACAATGATTATGTACTCCAGGGAGCCCTGCCGCCCATCAATGCCACCGCCA GTAATACATCGACGCCAAAAATGAATGCTAAATTCCCATCGCTACCAAATCTGGAGGCTAAACGGACGCCGGAATATACCGCCTCCTTGTCGTACACACCGACAACCAAATACTTTGAAGACTTTACCATTGCCATCGACTGGGATCCGACCGCCCTGCACTTGCGCTACCAAAGCACCTTGGAGCGT CTGTGGGTGGATCACGAGACTATTGCCATAAGTCGGCGGGAGCAAGTGGAGCCCGTGGACCTGAATCATTGCTTGCGCGCCTTCACCTCCGAGGAGAAACTGGAGCAGTGGTATCATTGCAGTCATTGCAAGGGCAAAAAACCCGCAACCAAGAAGCTCCAGATCTGGAAACTGCCTCCGATATTG ATTGTCCACTTGAAGCGGTTTAACTGCGTCAACGGCAAGTGGGTCAAGTCACAGAAGGTGGTCCACTTTCCTTTTGATGACTTCGATCCCACTCCGTATCTGGCCTCAGTGCCTCAGGAGACGATACTGCGGCACAaggagctgctggagctgAAGAAGGATGCTGAAATGTCGATGGCAACCAACGAAGTTGTAAGCGAATTGGACGAAATTGATGCACCCAGCAAGGAGGATAAGGAGGACCTCCGAAATCAAACGGGGTCAACTAAGGCTACCGCGTCACCACCGCCCACAGGAAATATTCTGCGCCAGAGCAAGACCAAAAATGCTGCCCGGCGACAACGCCTCATCTCGACGAGTCTCACCAAAACGCCAATCGTGGATGGCGAGTTCGAAGACTATCACCAACACCGACTTAAACCAGATGTGGATGAGTTCGATCCCAAATACCGACTCTATGCTGTTGTG TCTCACTCGGGCATGCTGAACGGAGGTCACTACATTTCCTATGCATCGAATGCAACTGGTTCCTGGTACTGCTACAACGACAGCTCCTGCCGCGAAATATCCCAGAAGCCGGTCATCGATCCAAGTGCTGCATATTTGCTGTTCTACGAACGCAAGGGCCTGGACTACGAACCGTATCTGCCGAACATCGAAGGACGGACGCTGCCCAATAACGCTAGTGTGCCACTCGAGGTGGACGAGACCGAGGGAGAGCTGAAGAAGCTGTGCTCAATTTCCTAA
- the LOC120448783 gene encoding ubiquitin carboxyl-terminal hydrolase 32 isoform X2, whose amino-acid sequence MGTKESKHSNSVSYEDSVKRVSDVELRRLRDAFKKSAGVGRNFLSRNAFQQDVLCEGVPPKIVDMLYAACGGTQRGISFNDLLCGLVLITRGTQAEKTKFLWNLYCNDAGTFIIKSDYVRNVNLAPFESVSLFAQSERVNFEQFQDWIIKHRNATVLSKWLLADNCVSLTSELETPTFYQSLAGVTHLEEKDIGDLEKEFWRLKNTSQNGQIDLQFLGPLISPPIPKNALAGLFNAFDENRDGHIDFKELCCGVSAACRGPGVERTRFCFKIFDVDRDGVLSHEETLQMINVLLLVAKENREAQQYKDLTKQLVISDLLEFGQRRSPDGTPSKLTRDNVSLTAEDFMLWNVQCDLRLMQPLLDLIFELCHIVFGLWPQCKHMENDIVRGWLRREERRPYRVGQFWYLITRDWWLSWMQYTQHTAHTCDYCKRTASQRTAVDEALVCDESFNTHSLEQQDCYSLGSGTGSASGSGSASSGISAGRHCGPVRPGPIDNNNLITVNPFRNVRTLTGEGGHLKRDLPLVQNHDFELVPKSLWKALNRWYGDNLPLPRQVIQPPNSDVELELYPLNLRILLHQVQPSQTGVGGGTQLGSWGSTVSGGYGVLASGGGYAAIAASSVLQPPKRYLAYTAAFSRLATVRQVGEFLCEQLRLKSEDIRLWHVPQLDNGAILLEEDAMCLKELLIRDNDQLLLEIRNKDLTWPEELGSLATAQSGQGAGTPGDRRRLTRSSIMSVHAPGATGLHNLGNTCFMNAALQVLFNTQPLAQYFQREMHRFEVNAANKLGTKGQLAMRYAELLKEVWTATTRSVAPLKLRFCVNKYAPQFAGGGQHDSQELLEWLLDALHEDLNRVMEKPYSELKDSNGRPDKIVAAEAWSQHHARNQSIIIDLFYGQLKSKVSCLGCGHESVRFDPFSLLSLPLPVENYVYFEVLVILLDGSVPIKYGFRLNSDCKYSHLKHKLSTMCSLPPNLMLVCELWNSQIRQVLADDEKLRTQSAKELYVYQLPEQSMRTRSNSGLSMHIEQGLKDIQRSSALITSAQDSLSSLSTLQTSSHRASSRVLCNGHVSGLEVEGEAEVGTDVSQCNSNYNPIVSTYSEIGSGDNQVHELMPDEAGKESLILSSSPENTFMHGAAAQQKRVSSAKLLHTESNTSSMSYTNHSGENSMESSLTEPIPLAELDPVNSRNGSGSDDCSYRTSPNDSSGLSTGHTLGASLDVDEQAEEGNAEEHDQRDQITTSQPETSSGVYSRRSSQPPHKAGKYLVAVHRKITRHDSYFLSYHKTRPSLFGVPLLIPNSEGGTHKDLYCAVWLQVSRLLSPLPATTEQANHAADCDDSLGYDFPFTLRAVKADGLTCAICPWSSFCRGCEIRCNNDYVLQGALPPINATASNTSTPKMNAKFPSLPNLEAKRTPEYTASLSYTPTTKYFEDFTIAIDWDPTALHLRYQSTLERLWVDHETIAISRREQVEPVDLNHCLRAFTSEEKLEQWYHCSHCKGKKPATKKLQIWKLPPILIVHLKRFNCVNGKWVKSQKVVHFPFDDFDPTPYLASVPQETILRHKELLELKKDAEMSMATNEVVSELDEIDAPSKEDKEDLRNQTGSTKATASPPPTGNILRQSKTKNAARRQRLISTSLTKTPIVDGEFEDYHQHRLKPDVDEFDPKYRLYAVVSHSGMLNGGHYISYASNATGSWYCYNDSSCREISQKPVIDPSAAYLLFYERKGLDYEPYLPNIEGRTLPNNASVPLEVDETEGELKKLCSIS is encoded by the exons TAAGCGACGTGGAGCTTCGGCGCCTGAGAGATGCCTTCAAAAAGTCTGCGGGCGTGGGGAGGAACTTCCTCAGTCGGAATGCCTTTCAGCAGGATGTGCTGTGTGAGGGAGTGCCGCCAAAGATCGTGGACATGTTATATGCCGCCTGTGGTGGCACCCAGCGTGGCATCTCGTTCAATGACCTGCTCTGCGGTCTGGTCTTGATAACTCGGGGTACCCAAGCGGAGAAAACCAA ATTCCTGTGGAACCTCTACTGCAACGATGCCGGCACCTTCATCATCAAGTCGGACTATGTGCGCAACGTCAATCTGGCTCCCTTTGAGAGCGTCTCCCTATTCGCGCAAAGCGAACGCGTCAATTTCGAGCAGTTCCAGGACTGGATCATAAAGCATCGCAATGCCACGGTCCTCTCCAAATGGCTGCTGGCCGACAACTGTGTTAGCCTCACTTCGGAGCTGGAGACGCCAACGTTCTACCAGAGCCTCGCTGGAGTGACGCACCTTGAGGAGAAG GACATCGGCGATCTGGAAAAGGAGTTTTGGCGTTTGAAAAACACTTCCCAAAACGGCCAAATCGACTTGCAGTTCCTGGGACCCCTGATCAGCCCACCCATACCAAAGAATGCTCTAGCAGGTCTTTTCAACGCCTTTGATGAGAACCGCGACGGGCACATCGACTTTAAGGAGTTGTGTTGCGGAGTAAGTGCCGCCTGCCGGGGACCGGGTGTGGAAAGGACACGAT TTTGCTTCAAAATCTTCGATGTGGATCGTGATGGAGTTCTTAGTCACGAGGAAACACTGCAGATGATCAATGTTCTGCTGTTGGTGGCCAAGGAAAATCGAGAAGCACAGCAATACAAGGATCTGACCAAACAACTGGTGATAAGTGATCTTCTGGAGTTCGGACAGAGGAGGAGTCCAGATGGGACGCCTAGTAAACTAACCCGAGACAATGTCTCGCTGACCGCTGAGGATTTTATGCTGTGGAACGTACAGTGTGATCTGAGACTCATGCAGCCCTTGCTGGACCTCATTTTCGAGCTGTGTCACATAGTCTTTGGCCTGTGGCCCCAGTGCAAGCACATGGAGAACGATATTGTCCGGGGATGGCTGAGACGGGAGGAGCGCAGGCCGTACCGCGTGGGACAGTTCTGGTACTTGATCACGCGTGACTGGTGGCTCAGTTGGATGCAATACACTCAGCACACGGCACACACCTGCGACTATTGCAAGCGAACCGCCAGCCAGCGAACTGCTGTTGATGAGGCGCTCGTCTGTGATGAGAGCTTTAACACCCACAGCCTGGAACAGCAGGATTGCTACTCCCTGGGTTCCGGCACGGGATCGGCATCCGGTTCCGGGTCAGCGAGTAGTGGCATCTCAGCTGGACGGCATTGCGGGCCTGTGCGCCCAGGACCTATTGACAACAACAATCTGATCACCGTCAATCCGTTCCGCAATGTTCGAACTCTTACCGGCGAGGGTGGTCACCTCAAGCGGGACTTACCCCTGGTTCAGAACCACGACTTTGAACTGGTGCCCAAGTCACTGTGGAAGGCATTGAATCGATGGTATGGTGATAATCTTCCATTGCCACGACAg GTCATTCAACCACCCAACTCAGATGTGGAACTAGAACTTTACCCTCTGAACCTGCGAATCCTGCTCCACCAGGTGCAGCCATCTCAGACAGGCGTTGGCGGGGGCACTCAACTCGGTAGCTGGGGCTCTACAGTGAGCGGCGGCTATGGAGTCCTGGCCTCCGGAGGCGGATATGCCGCCATCGCTGCAAGCAGTGTACTCCAACCGCCAAAGCGATACTTGGCCTACACAGCTGCCTTCAGTCGATTGGCCACGGTGCGCCAGGTGGGCGAGTTTTTGTGCGAGCAACTGCGTCTCAAGTCGGAGGATATACGGCTGTGGCATGTTCCACAGCTGGACAATGGTGCCATATTGCTAGAAGAGGATGCCATGTGCCTGAAAGAGCTGCTCATTCGGGACAACGACCAGCTGTTGCTGGAAATCCGCAACAAAGATTTGACCTGGCCGGAGGAACTTGGCTCCTTAGCCACCGCTCAAAGTGGCCAGGGTGCAGGAACACCAGGGGACCGGCGTCGCCTAACCCGTAGTTCGATTATGTCGGTACATGCGCCCGGAGCCACTGGCCTGCACAATCTGGGTAACACCTGCTTTATGAACGCCGCCCTTCAGGTGCTGTTTAATACCCAACCACTGGCACAATACTTCCAGCGAGAGATGCACCGTTTTGAGGTGAACGCGGCCAACAAACTGGGCACAAAGGGTCAGCTAGCTATGCGCTATGCGGAGCTGCTCAAGGAGGTTTGGACTGCCACAACTAGATCTGTTGCGCCACTCAAGCTACGCTTTTGCGTCAACAAATATGCCCCGCAGTTCGCCGGTGGAGGCCAGCACGATTCCCAGGAGCTGCTCGAGTGGCTATTGGACGCTTTGCATGAGGACCTTAACCGGGTGATGGAGAAGCCGTACAGTGAGCTGAAGGACTCAAATGGTCGTCCAGACAAAATAGTGGCCGCCGAGGCCTGGTCGCAGCACCACGCCCGCAACCAGTCAATAATCATTGATCTGTTTTACGGCCAGCTGAAATCCAAGGTCAGCTGCCTGGGTTGTGGACACGAATCGGTACGATTTGATCCATTTAGCCTGCTCAGTTTGCCGCTTCCGGTAGAGAATTATGTGTACTTTGAGGTCTTGG TAATTCTGCTGGATGGAAGCGTGCCAATCAAATATGGTTTTCGTCTGAACTCAGATTGCAAGTACTCGCACCTAAAACACAAGTTGTCAACAATGTGCTCTCTGCCGCCAAATCTGATGCTCGTCTGCGAACTGTGGAACTCACAAATACGCCAAGTGCTGGCTGATGACGAGAAACTGCGGACGCAGAGTGCCAAGGAGCTGTACGTCTATCAGCTGCCAGAACAAAGTATGCGAACCCGATCCAACTCAGGACTTAGCATGCACATAGAGCAAGGTCTTAAGGACATTCAGCGCAGTTCCG CTCTCATCACGAGCGCCCAGGACTCGCTGTCCTCGCTGAGCACTTTGCAGACGTCCAGCCACCGAGCCTCGTCACGAGTCCTATGCAATGGGCACGTTTCTGGCCTGGAGGTCGAAGGCGAGGCGGAAGTGGGAACGGATGTGTCGCAATGCAACAGCAATTACAATCCTATCGTAAGCACTTACAGCGAAATCGGAAGCGGGGACAACCAGGTGCACGAACTGATGCCAGATGAGGCCGGAAAG GAGTCGCTAATCCTGAGCTCCAGCCCGGAGAATACATTTATGCACGGCGCTGCTGCCCAACAGAAGCGCGTATCTTCCGCCAAACTGCTGCACACGGAGAGCAACACTAGCTCCATGTCCTACACGAATCATTCCGGAGAAAATTCTATGGAGAGCTCGCTGACGGAACCCATTCCATTAGCGGAGCTGGACCCGGTTAACAGCCGGAACGGAAGTGGCAGCGATGACTGTTCCTACCGGACGTCGCCAAACGATTCCAGTGGCCTTAGCACTGGCCACACCCTGGGCGCCAGTTTGGACGTAGACGAGCAGGCGGAGGAGGGCAACGCGGAGGAGCACGATCAGCGGGATCAAATCACCACCTCGCAGCCGGAGACCAGTAGCGGGGTCTACTCTCGTCGCTCCTCGCAGCCGCCGCACAAGGCGGGCAAGTATTTGGTAGCCGTACATCGAAAGATAACGCGGCACGACAGCTACTTCCTTTCCTACCACAAGACGAGGCCAAGTCTCTTTGGCGTTCCCCTACTCATTCCAAACAGCGAGGGTGGCACCCACAAGGATCTATACTGCGCGGTGTGGCTGCAGGTGAGCAGGCTGCTCAGCCCATTGCCAGCCACCACAGAACAAGCGAATCATGCCGCCGATTG TGATGACAGCCTGGGCTACGATTTTCCCTTTACGTTGCGTGCCGTCAAGGCAGATGGACTAACCTGCGCTATTTGCCCTTGGTCAAGTTTCTGTCGCGGATGCGAGATTCGCTGCAACAATGATTATGTACTCCAGGGAGCCCTGCCGCCCATCAATGCCACCGCCA GTAATACATCGACGCCAAAAATGAATGCTAAATTCCCATCGCTACCAAATCTGGAGGCTAAACGGACGCCGGAATATACCGCCTCCTTGTCGTACACACCGACAACCAAATACTTTGAAGACTTTACCATTGCCATCGACTGGGATCCGACCGCCCTGCACTTGCGCTACCAAAGCACCTTGGAGCGT CTGTGGGTGGATCACGAGACTATTGCCATAAGTCGGCGGGAGCAAGTGGAGCCCGTGGACCTGAATCATTGCTTGCGCGCCTTCACCTCCGAGGAGAAACTGGAGCAGTGGTATCATTGCAGTCATTGCAAGGGCAAAAAACCCGCAACCAAGAAGCTCCAGATCTGGAAACTGCCTCCGATATTG ATTGTCCACTTGAAGCGGTTTAACTGCGTCAACGGCAAGTGGGTCAAGTCACAGAAGGTGGTCCACTTTCCTTTTGATGACTTCGATCCCACTCCGTATCTGGCCTCAGTGCCTCAGGAGACGATACTGCGGCACAaggagctgctggagctgAAGAAGGATGCTGAAATGTCGATGGCAACCAACGAAGTTGTAAGCGAATTGGACGAAATTGATGCACCCAGCAAGGAGGATAAGGAGGACCTCCGAAATCAAACGGGGTCAACTAAGGCTACCGCGTCACCACCGCCCACAGGAAATATTCTGCGCCAGAGCAAGACCAAAAATGCTGCCCGGCGACAACGCCTCATCTCGACGAGTCTCACCAAAACGCCAATCGTGGATGGCGAGTTCGAAGACTATCACCAACACCGACTTAAACCAGATGTGGATGAGTTCGATCCCAAATACCGACTCTATGCTGTTGTG TCTCACTCGGGCATGCTGAACGGAGGTCACTACATTTCCTATGCATCGAATGCAACTGGTTCCTGGTACTGCTACAACGACAGCTCCTGCCGCGAAATATCCCAGAAGCCGGTCATCGATCCAAGTGCTGCATATTTGCTGTTCTACGAACGCAAGGGCCTGGACTACGAACCGTATCTGCCGAACATCGAAGGACGGACGCTGCCCAATAACGCTAGTGTGCCACTCGAGGTGGACGAGACCGAGGGAGAGCTGAAGAAGCTGTGCTCAATTTCCTAA